The region CCACTATGACGGATCACCCCGCCGACACGCCAAACCGACGTGATCAGAACGACGAGGTTTCACGTGAAACGGGGGAGAAGCTAGCCCAGACCGGTCGGCCGCCCGTTCGCCGGCCGGTTCCGGTACAACTCCAGCCCGGCGTCCACCGACTCGACGTGGTCGAGAGCGGGCACGTCGGCGAGCGGCACCCAGGCCGCCCGGTCCGTCGAACCACCGACCTCGAACGTCAACTCGCCGCCGACCACCTTCGCCTCGTACAGGACTCGGAGCCGGTGGTAGTCCAGATCGTCGCCGTCGAGGTTGAGCGGACCGCGCGCGCTCTGGATGCCGAGCAGCCGTTGAACCTCGGCCCGGTACCCGGTCTCCTCGAACACCTCACGGATCACGGCGTCGTACGGATCCTCCCCGTGGTCGATCCCGCCGCCGGGCAGGATCCACCGCGGGCGCTCCGGCCCCAGCCACCGGGAGAGCAAGATGCGGTCGTCATCGACGATCACTGCGTAGGCCGCAACCCGGAGCTTCCGGATGATCTCAGTCATCCTCGGACCGTTTCACGTGAAACTCGGCGATGGGAAGTGTTTGGGTGAACCAGCCCCCGCAGTTCTAGGACGACCCAGGCCGACACGTTCGACGACGAGCCGGATCACGGACTGCGCGCGCATAGCCGCTCGCGCCGCCCGGCCCGGCCCGGTTCGGTTCGGTCCGGCTCGGCATGGCCAGCAGCGGACAGGTCTGGGCACAAAGAAAGCGGCCCCCGGTTTCACGTGAAACCGGGGGCCGCTCCGCACTCCGTGCTCAGGGCTTGGGCAGCACCACGACTCGGCGCTGCGGCTCCTCGCCCTCGCTCTCGCTGTGCACGCCCGCCACCGTCGCGACGGCGTCGTGCACGACCTTGCGCTCGAACGGGGTCATCGGGTGCAGCCGCACCTTCTCCCCGCTCGCCACCACCTTCTCGGCGGTCGACTTGCCGAGCTCGGCCAGCTCGGCCCGACGCCCGGCCCGCCACCCCGCGACGTCCAGCATGAGCCGGCTGCGCACGCCGGTCTCCTGCTGGACGGCCAGCCGGGTGAGCTCCTGCAGCGACTCCAGGACCGTGCCGCGCGGACCGACCAGCTTCTCCAGGTCGTCGCCACCGTCGATGCTCACGATGGCCCGACCCGCCTCGACGTCGAGGTCGATGTCACCGTCGTAGTCGAGCAGGTCGAGCAGCCGCTCCAGGTAGTCACCGGCGATGTCGCCCTCCTGGACGAGCAGGTCCTCCGGACTCCCCGACCGCGCCTGCGGGGCCTCGGCCTCGGGCACGTCCACGTCGGTCGCCTGCAACGTCTCCGACACGATGTCTCCTCTCCAGGGTCAACGACGCTTCTTGTTGCCCTGCTTCTTGCCTGGGGAACGGTCTGGGCTCAGACCGGGAATCTCGGTGGACGGCGTGCCGTTCGTGGCGGGCTCTTCGGCTTCGACCACGTCGGACGGCGGCGTGTCCTGCTTCTTCGCGACGGGCTTGGCGCTGCCCGGCTTCGCACCGGCAGCGGGCTTGGCACCGGCCGCGGGCTTCGCGCCGGCGACGGGCCTGGCTCCCGGCTTCGGCTTCACGCCGGGCTTCGGGGCGAGCGCCTGGCGCTGCTGCGTCGCGACTTCCTTCTTCTCGGCTTCCTCGCGGTCGATGCGGTGGTACACGAGGTACTGCTGGGCCAGCGTCC is a window of Saccharothrix espanaensis DSM 44229 DNA encoding:
- a CDS encoding Jag family protein produces the protein MSETLQATDVDVPEAEAPQARSGSPEDLLVQEGDIAGDYLERLLDLLDYDGDIDLDVEAGRAIVSIDGGDDLEKLVGPRGTVLESLQELTRLAVQQETGVRSRLMLDVAGWRAGRRAELAELGKSTAEKVVASGEKVRLHPMTPFERKVVHDAVATVAGVHSESEGEEPQRRVVVLPKP
- a CDS encoding NUDIX hydrolase, whose amino-acid sequence is MTEIIRKLRVAAYAVIVDDDRILLSRWLGPERPRWILPGGGIDHGEDPYDAVIREVFEETGYRAEVQRLLGIQSARGPLNLDGDDLDYHRLRVLYEAKVVGGELTFEVGGSTDRAAWVPLADVPALDHVESVDAGLELYRNRPANGRPTGLG